AAGGCGATATCGTCACTGCCATTCATCGGCGAGAGAACACGACCTGAATACCTTTATTATCTAAGCCAGGTGGACAAGGTTGTGCCCACCGGCGACTATCCAACCCACGAAATTATCCGCCACTATAATTTTCTATCTGCCATTTCAGGACGTGAAATTAAACCCGAAGCGCCTCATATTTCGTGGCGTGACACGTTGCCCCTAAAAGATCTCATCCCCCCCGGCGTCTCTTACGCGGTCCTCAATCCCGGCTCTAATGAATATGGCAGACGCTGGCCGCTGGCAAAATATCAGAAGCTGGCAGCGTCGCTGGTCGAGAGAGGGCTGCATGTGGTTTTCGTTGGCGGTGGCGGTGAGCGGCCAGGCGTTATTGATACCGGCGACGGGCGTATTATTGATCTGATCGGCAAGACCAATTTGCAGCAACTGCTTGATCTTATGAACCACGCACAATTGGTGGTCAGCAATGACACCGGTCCGGCGCATCTTTCCATAGCCCTGGGAACGCCGACACTGGTTGTTGTCGGCGGCGGTCATTTTGGCTGCTTTGTGCCTTACCCTGAAAACGTACGCCCGGATCATGCCCGTTTTGTCTATCACAAGATGGATTGTTATCACTGCTTCTGGAACTGTCCGAAGCGGGCAAGCAAGTTTGACGTCTTTCCCTGCGTCGAGGCTGTCAGCATCGAACAGGTTTGCGATGAGGTCGAAACCCTGTTGGTGCCCGATCCATGAAAACCTGGATCCAGGCTTCGAAAATTTATTTGGAGCGCCGGGTACTGGTTATCATGCTGCTCGGCTTTTCAAGTGGCTTGCCGTTGCTGCTGGTTTTTCAAACGTTGTCTGCGTGGTTACGAGAATCCAACATCTCACTGACCATGATCGGCTGGTTCAGCCTGGCCAGCACCGCCTACGCCTTGAAATTTTTATGGGCGCCATTGGTCGATAAAGTGCCACTGCCGATCCTGTGCAGGGCCCTGGGGCAACGTCGTGGCTGGTTGATTTTCTCGCAAATCCTGATCGCTTTTGCCATGCTCGGCCTTGGCAGCGCTGATCCGGCGGACGATCTTGCGGGGATGGCGCTTTGGGCGGTGGCGCTGGCCTTTGCTTCGGCGACCCAGGATATTGCCGTCGATGCCTACCGCATTGAAAGCCTTGATGAGGAACAGCTTGGCGCCGGTTCGGCCAATTATGTTCTCGGCTATCGCATCGCCATGTTGGCGGCAGGTGCCGGCGCTTTATTTGTTGCCGATGTGTGGGGCTGGTTTATCGCATACGCGCTGATGGCCTCGCTAATGGGGGTCGGCGTTTTGACCGTTTTATTAAGCCCTGAACCGGATCACACGGCCAGTCCCCAAACCCGGCAACGCGAGCAGAAAGTCGTCGCCTTCATGGATCGCCACGCCCACCTGCCGACCATGCTGCACGGGGCTATGGTCCGGATTTATGAAGCGGTGATTTGCCCGTTTGCCGATTTTATGAGCAGGCCACACTGGTTGATGATTCTGCTGTTTGTCGCGCTTTACAAGTACGGCGAGGCCTTGCTTGGTGTTATGGCCAACCCGTTTTATCTCGATCTGGGTTTTTCAAAATCTGAAATCGCCGCCGTCTCCAAGGGTTATGGGCTGGCTATGACCCTGATTGGCGGTTACGTGGGCGGTGTTATGGTGGCGCGCCTGGGCATCATGCGGGCCTTGCTTTATGCCGGGATTTTCCAGTGCCTGGCCAATCTGGCATTCGCCCTGCAAGCCATGGTTGGCTATTCGGTGCCGATGCTGGCCGTTACCATCAGCATCGAGAACCTGACCGCCGGGATGGCGACCTCGGCGTTCATCGCCTATCTTTCAAGTTTGTGCAACGTCGCCTATACGGCGACCCAGTACGCCCTGTTGTCATCATTGATGAATGTTACCCGCACCGTATTCGCCGCTGGTGGTGGCTGGCTGGCGGAGAGCCTGGACTGGACCGGTTATTTTGTGCTGACAACGTTTGCTGCCGTGCCGGGCCTGATTGTTCTGGTTTGGCTCATGAAGCGAGAGCCTGCCCGAGAGCCTCTGCTACAGTAGTGTATGGAATGCGCGCCATCTCGCGGCCGCCAAAGTTTTTTGCTTCGATGATGGTTAGCCTCTCGCTCATAGGCATGAACTTTTCAGGCACCGTCGGCCCGAACAGGGATACCAGCGGCTTGTCCCCCAGCGCAATCATGTGACCAACGCCTGAATCATTGGACACAGATGCGCTCATCCGTTCGGCCAGCGCCATGGTGAAAAGCGGATCAAAACCGTTGTCCTTTTGTTGCAGGGGAAACAATGCGGAAGCCACCTGGGCGCGTACCGGGTCCATCCATTCCGGCTCCTGGGGGCCCAGGAAAAATACCGGAATGCGACCTTGTTCGGCCTGGGTCTGGGCAAGGCGGATAAAGTTTTCCAGATCCCAGCACTTGGGTTTGCCGCCGCTGCCCGGCGCAAAACCGACATACGCGGCCCCCACCGGTAGTAATTTCAGGGCGTCGACCCGGTACTGGGGGCTGGGCTCCAGATCGAGGCCGCGTGGTGTTGGGAAGTGTTCACCACTGGCCAGTTCGAGCAGGTCAAGAAGCTGACGTTGCATGGATTTGGGAAACTTATAACCGCTTGGTGGTTTATTAGAGGACAACAAAAACCGCGCTGCGGGCGAGATAAAGGTCTTGTGGGGGATGCGCCACAGGGACAGGGAGGCCCAAAAGATTTTCTGACTGTCGATGACAAGATCGAAGCGCCGACCGGCTAACGGCATTTTCAGCAACTCGGACGGGTGCAGACCGATACCGGCGTATTCGATCACCTCGTCAATCAGTCCCTCAACAAGAGGCGCCAGAACCGATGCGTAAACACTGGTTTCCTTACCGGCAAGCCAGGTTATATGGGCATCGGGGAATGCCTTCCTGAGACCACGCACGAACGGCAGTTTAAGCAAACCGTCACCGACCCGATCGAGACCGACATAGACGAGGACACTTTCAGGTTTGTTGGTGTTCATGGTAAACCGTTTCAGAAATATGCTCTCCATCGGTTATCATATTGCGGTCAAAGTAACCAAGTTTCTATGGATTTTTTGTTGCGACGATAAGTCCGGGCCGTTAAACACTGCCTATACATTAGTTTTTTTTAATATAAACAAGCAGGATTCTTAAGCGCATGGATATCAGTAAAATACCGGTCGGGGAAAACGCCCCGTACGATGTGAATGTTGTCATCGAAATTCCGATTGGCGGCAATCCGGTCAAATACGAACTCGATAAGGCTTCGGGCGCTATGTACGTCGACCGCTTCCTGCACACGGCGATGTACTACCCGTGTAACTATGGCTTCATCCCCCATACCCTGTCCGACGACGGCGACGCAGTTGACGCCGCCATAATGGGGCAAATTCCGGTCATGCCGGGTTGTGTCATTCGTTCCAGGCCGATCGGGGTGTTGTTGATGGAAGACGAGAGCGGCATTGACGAGAAAATTCTCTGTGTGCCGGTCGATAAACTGCATCCCTATTATGCCAATGTCGGTTCTTACCGGGATTTGCGTCAGGTGCAGCTCGATCAGATCGAACATTTCTTCACCCACTATAAAGACCTGGAAAAAGGCAAATGGGCTAAAACCAAGGGTTGGGGTGAGGCCGAAGAAGCAATGGAACTGATCCGCATCGGCATGCAGCGGGCCCAGGATTAAACGGTTTTTTCCATGAACCTTATCCACGGCCTCCGGTTTGACAATATTCGTGGTGATATCTTTGGTGGCCTGACGGCGGCCGTCGTTGCCCTGCCGCTGGCCCTGGCTTTCGGCGTCGCTTCGGGCGCAGGCCCAATGGCCGGATTGTGGGGGGCCATTCTGGTCGGCTTCTTCGCCGCCTTGTTCGGCGGCACCCCAAGCCAGATTTCCGGGCCGACCGGGCCGATGACCGTGGTCATGGCGGTGATCATCACCAAATACGCCCATGATCCGGCCATGGCCTTCACTGTGGTGATGATGGGCGGGGCCTTGCAGACCGTCTTCGGCGCGTTGCGCCTGGGCAGTTATATTTCGCTGGTCCCGTTTCCGGTGATATCCGGGTTTATGAGCGGCATTGGCTGCATCATCATCATCTTGCAAATTGCCCCGCTATTGGGACAGGCGACGCCGGGCGGCGGCACCTTGGCGGTGCTGGCGGCGCTGCCGGAAATTTTCGCGGGCATCAGATTTGAGGCGGTGCTGATCGGGACCGGTGCGCTGGCCATCGTCTACCTGACCCCCAGGCCCATTGACCGACTTTTGCCATCCCCCTTGATCGCCCTTGTGGTTGGCACGGTTGCCGTCTGGGCGTTGTTTCCGGGTGTGCCGACTTTGGGGGAAATTCCCGTCGGTTTCCCCGACCCGCAACTGCCAACCCTTAGCATCAAGGCGTTGCCCGACATGATCGGCTCGGCCCTGATTCTGGCCCTGCTGGGCTCAATCGACAGTTTATTGACATCGTTGATTGCCGACTCGGTCACCCATTCCCATCACAAGTCAGACCGTGAACTGATCGGCCAGGGCATCGGTAATATGATCGCCGGCGCTTTTGGCGCCATTCCCGGCGCTGGGGCGACCATGCGCACTGTTGTCAATGTACGGGCCGGCGGGGCGAGCCCCTTGTCGGGCATCCTTCATGCTATTGTCTTGCTCGCCGTGGTGCTCGGGCTGGGGCCGCTGGCCGAGAAAATCCCCCACGCCGTGCTGGCTGGCATCCTGTTCAAGGTCGGCATTGATATTGTCGACTGGTCCTATATCAGGCGATTGCCGGGCGCTCCCAGGGCGGGTGTGGTGTTGATGTTCGTTGTCCTGGGCCTGACCGTCTTTGTCGACTTGATCATGGCGGTGGCTGTCGGTGTCGTCGCCGCCAGCCTGCTGTTCGTCAAACGCATGTCGGACCTGCAACTCGAAAGCATCCGTGCCTCTGATGGCTCCCACGGCCCGGTTCCCATGAGCGCCGAGGAGGAAGCGGCGCTCGCGGCCGCCGCTGATACAGTGCTGCTCTATCACTTTAGCGGCCCGGTCAGCTTTGGTGCGGCAAAGGGTCTGGCCCGGCGCGTTGTTCCCGGCGACAGCCACAAGGCATTAATCATGGACATGACAGACGTCACCTTTGTCGATACCAGCGCCTCTATGGCGCTGCAGGATATTATCGTCAAATGCACAGGCCAGGGCCTGCGGGTTTATATCGCCGGTTTGCGTGAACCGGTCGAAAGGGTGTTAATAAAGCTGGCCGTGCTTGATGGCCTGCCTGCCGACCAGCGGCCCTCATCGCGCCTGCAGGCCATTGAGGCGGCGACAAGGAACATCAATGACAATTCATCGCATTGACGTCATAGAAGCCGACATCACCACCCTTGATGTGGATGTTATCGTCAACGCCGCTAACGAAAGCTTACTGGGCGGCGGCGGTGTTGACGGGGCTATTCACGCCGCCGCAGGGCCAGGTTTGCTGGAAGAATGCAAGACCATCCCCGGCGGCTGCCCGACCGGCGAGGCGCGCCTGACCCATGCTCATGCCCTGCAAGCAAAGTACATCATTCATACCGTCGGTCCCATCTGGCAGGGCGGCGAAGCCAACGAAGACGGCTTGCTGGCCCAGTGCTATCGCCGCGCGCTGGGGTTGATGGTGGGTAACAATCTGACAACAATCGCCTTCCCGGCTATTTCAACCGGTGTCTACCGTTTTCCGCTGGACCGGGCAGCAAGCATAGCCCTGAGCACAACAGCCGCTTTCCTGACTGGCGATGACCGCATCAAAAAAGTAACGTTCTGCTGCTTCGGCGAGCCCTCACTCAACGCCCACGAAAAGGCGCTTGCCGGGCTCGCCCCTTAAAAAAGCTAACCCGCGTTGACCGCCTCAAGCGCCTTGAATAAAAGCGCCGCCAGCAGGGCTGCGGCCGGGACGGTGACGATCCAGGCTGTGGCGATGGTGGTCAGGTGTTGGCGGCGGACAAGCATTCGTTTTGCTGATTTTTTGATTTTCTTGGCTTGCAACTCCATCAGCATTTCGTCGGCTTCGGCAGCGGCCCCGCTCAGTTCGTCGCTGCCCAGGGCGTTTGGTTTGACAAGTTTGCGCTTGCGGTTGGTGATAAACTCCCGGTACAGCCCGACCCCGAAGACGCCCCCGACGGCGATGTGGGTCGATGATACCGGAAGCCCCAGCCCCGAGGCGATAATCACCGTGATCGACGCGGCCAGGGCGACGCAGAAGGCGCGCACCGGGTTTAGTTTGGTGATTTTCTCGCCGACGGTTCTGATCAGTTTTGGCCCGAACAGCACCAGCCCGGCAGAGATACCCGCCGCACCGACCAGCATCACCCATAAAGGGATGTCGACCTTGGAGGCGATATCGCCGCTGGTTGACGCTGAAACAATGGCAGCTAAAG
Above is a genomic segment from Rhodospirillaceae bacterium containing:
- a CDS encoding glycosyltransferase family 9 protein; protein product: MFPEGMRRRWWLFRLFDLIARYLPVFKARRGLLVVRMDGIGDMVLFRTSLEHYAEVFGVDKSEITVLGCESWGDITTEVFADYRVLIINEHAFARWPLYRFWVSLKVRALNPAVSVCDSYLRRAMMADSLVWVSGAPKAISSLPFIGERTRPEYLYYLSQVDKVVPTGDYPTHEIIRHYNFLSAISGREIKPEAPHISWRDTLPLKDLIPPGVSYAVLNPGSNEYGRRWPLAKYQKLAASLVERGLHVVFVGGGGERPGVIDTGDGRIIDLIGKTNLQQLLDLMNHAQLVVSNDTGPAHLSIALGTPTLVVVGGGHFGCFVPYPENVRPDHARFVYHKMDCYHCFWNCPKRASKFDVFPCVEAVSIEQVCDEVETLLVPDP
- a CDS encoding AmpG family muropeptide MFS transporter; the encoded protein is MKTWIQASKIYLERRVLVIMLLGFSSGLPLLLVFQTLSAWLRESNISLTMIGWFSLASTAYALKFLWAPLVDKVPLPILCRALGQRRGWLIFSQILIAFAMLGLGSADPADDLAGMALWAVALAFASATQDIAVDAYRIESLDEEQLGAGSANYVLGYRIAMLAAGAGALFVADVWGWFIAYALMASLMGVGVLTVLLSPEPDHTASPQTRQREQKVVAFMDRHAHLPTMLHGAMVRIYEAVICPFADFMSRPHWLMILLFVALYKYGEALLGVMANPFYLDLGFSKSEIAAVSKGYGLAMTLIGGYVGGVMVARLGIMRALLYAGIFQCLANLAFALQAMVGYSVPMLAVTISIENLTAGMATSAFIAYLSSLCNVAYTATQYALLSSLMNVTRTVFAAGGGWLAESLDWTGYFVLTTFAAVPGLIVLVWLMKREPAREPLLQ
- a CDS encoding glycosyltransferase family 9 protein, which produces MNTNKPESVLVYVGLDRVGDGLLKLPFVRGLRKAFPDAHITWLAGKETSVYASVLAPLVEGLIDEVIEYAGIGLHPSELLKMPLAGRRFDLVIDSQKIFWASLSLWRIPHKTFISPAARFLLSSNKPPSGYKFPKSMQRQLLDLLELASGEHFPTPRGLDLEPSPQYRVDALKLLPVGAAYVGFAPGSGGKPKCWDLENFIRLAQTQAEQGRIPVFFLGPQEPEWMDPVRAQVASALFPLQQKDNGFDPLFTMALAERMSASVSNDSGVGHMIALGDKPLVSLFGPTVPEKFMPMSERLTIIEAKNFGGREMARIPYTTVAEALGQALAS
- the ppa gene encoding inorganic diphosphatase — its product is MDISKIPVGENAPYDVNVVIEIPIGGNPVKYELDKASGAMYVDRFLHTAMYYPCNYGFIPHTLSDDGDAVDAAIMGQIPVMPGCVIRSRPIGVLLMEDESGIDEKILCVPVDKLHPYYANVGSYRDLRQVQLDQIEHFFTHYKDLEKGKWAKTKGWGEAEEAMELIRIGMQRAQD
- a CDS encoding SulP family inorganic anion transporter, whose amino-acid sequence is MNLIHGLRFDNIRGDIFGGLTAAVVALPLALAFGVASGAGPMAGLWGAILVGFFAALFGGTPSQISGPTGPMTVVMAVIITKYAHDPAMAFTVVMMGGALQTVFGALRLGSYISLVPFPVISGFMSGIGCIIIILQIAPLLGQATPGGGTLAVLAALPEIFAGIRFEAVLIGTGALAIVYLTPRPIDRLLPSPLIALVVGTVAVWALFPGVPTLGEIPVGFPDPQLPTLSIKALPDMIGSALILALLGSIDSLLTSLIADSVTHSHHKSDRELIGQGIGNMIAGAFGAIPGAGATMRTVVNVRAGGASPLSGILHAIVLLAVVLGLGPLAEKIPHAVLAGILFKVGIDIVDWSYIRRLPGAPRAGVVLMFVVLGLTVFVDLIMAVAVGVVAASLLFVKRMSDLQLESIRASDGSHGPVPMSAEEEAALAAAADTVLLYHFSGPVSFGAAKGLARRVVPGDSHKALIMDMTDVTFVDTSASMALQDIIVKCTGQGLRVYIAGLREPVERVLIKLAVLDGLPADQRPSSRLQAIEAATRNINDNSSH
- a CDS encoding O-acetyl-ADP-ribose deacetylase, with the protein product MHRIDVIEADITTLDVDVIVNAANESLLGGGGVDGAIHAAAGPGLLEECKTIPGGCPTGEARLTHAHALQAKYIIHTVGPIWQGGEANEDGLLAQCYRRALGLMVGNNLTTIAFPAISTGVYRFPLDRAASIALSTTAAFLTGDDRIKKVTFCCFGEPSLNAHEKALAGLAP